In a genomic window of Erigeron canadensis isolate Cc75 chromosome 5, C_canadensis_v1, whole genome shotgun sequence:
- the LOC122599618 gene encoding 40S ribosomal protein S16-like, producing the protein MATPPAAKTNMVQCFGRKKSAVAVTHCKAGRGLIKVNGAPIEHLQPEILRTKAYEPILLIGRSKFAGVDMRIRVKGGGHTSQIYAIRQSISKALVAYYQKYVDEEQKKEIKDILVRYDRTLLVADPRRCEPKKFGGRGARARFQKSYR; encoded by the coding sequence ATGGCAACTCCACCAGCCGCCAAGACCAACATGGTCCAATGTTTCGGTCGGAAGAAATCCGCCGTGGCCGTCACTCACTGCAAAGCCGGCCGTGGACTAATCAAAGTGAACGGCGCACCAATCGAGCATCTCCAACCAGAAATCCTCAGGACAAAAGCTTATGAACCCATCTTGCTAATTGGTCGGTCAAAGTTTGCAGGCGTTGACATGAGAATCAGGGTCAAAGGTGGTGGTCATACCTCTCAGATTTATGCAATCAGACAAAGCATTTCAAAGGCTTTGGTGGCGTATTATCAgaaatatgttgatgaagaacAGAAAAAAGAGATTAAGGATATTTTGGTTAGGTATGACAGGACATTGCTTGTTGCTGATCCTAGAAGATGTGAGCCTAAGAAGTTTGGTGGTCGTGGTGCACGTGCCAGGTTCCAGAAATCTTACCGTTGA
- the LOC122601455 gene encoding uncharacterized protein LOC122601455 — MGYTWAWLWKRTPASMEECNQLHQLTTMFFPPRLSDGPDKWEWTLNGSKVFLVSDIKSHLANHRFSHSGYVFKWNNWVPRKVSILSWRAALDRIPVRIALTRRNITVASILCPICGFGEESVDHIFIDCGFAQSIWAAISQWCNIPPIFVFSFKDLLDIHVYMRGSVSLKKAFYGVVLVAIWCIWRARNDVVFNGVECSLQRCVGEIKTKSFLWIKNHSKGRLSWNSWASFNPDNIG; from the coding sequence ATGGGCTACACTTGGGCTTGGTTATGGAAGAGAACGCCAGCGTCTATGGAAGAGTGCAACCAACTTCACCAACTCACAACCATGTTTTTTCCTCCCCGCCTCTCGGATGGTCCTGATAAATGGGAATGGACCCTTAATGGGTCAAAGGTTTTCTTAGTGTCTGATATTAAATCACACTTGGCCAACCACAGGTTCTCACATTCTGGGTATGTGTTCAAATGGAATAATTGGGTTCCCCGCAAGGTTAGTATTCTATCATGGAGGGCTGCTCTTGATCGCATTCCTGTACGTATTGCATTAACTAGAAGAAACATTACTGTGGCCTCAATCTTGTGTCCAATATGTGGTTTTGGGGAGGAATCGGTGGATCATATATTCATTGACTGTGGATTTGCCCAATCTATTTGGGCGGCTATATCCCAATGGTGTAATATTCCCCCAATATTTGTGTTTAGTTTCAAAGATTTGTTAGACATCCATGTCTACATGAGGGGCTCGGTTTCACTTAAAAAGGCATTTTATGGGGTTGTTCTAGTAGCTATTTGGTGTATTTGGAGAGCGCGTAACGACGTAGTATTTAATGGAGTGGAATGTTCTTTACAAAGGTGTGTTGGAGAGATTAAAACCAAAAGCTTTTTGTGGATCAAGAACCACTCAAAGGGGAGATTGTCTTGGAACTCTTGGGCATCTTTCAATCCGGATAATATTGGATGA
- the LOC122600814 gene encoding MACPF domain-containing protein At4g24290: MALKLPAAEAAKVAIQSIGCGYDISLDLRLKYRKGGDEFSDNLSKNNDTNNNFRLIEIDEDEGGRDIVLPGGLLIPNVSKSIKCDKGERTRFRSDVLSFQQMSEQFNQEISLTGKIPSGLFNAMFEFSGSWQKDASSTKALAFDGVFISLYTVALEKSQLVLCDHVKKAVPSSWEPALLARFIEKFGTHIIVGVKMGGKDVIYMKQQHASSLQPADVQNKLKAMADKRFLDSDGQFVIDSEHISQNDKYDVREHRLRFADTDPSSSYSYKEDLVSIYKRRGGSDDRNLKHNEWLHSVQLEPDVITMSFIPITSLLNGVSGSGYLSHAINLYLRYKPPVEELHQFLEFQLPRQWAPVFSDLPLGPQRKQQSMASLQFSFFGPKLYVNISPVDVGKRPVTGLRLYLEGKRSNRLAIHLQHLSSLPKVFQLEDDVNQNFNEESYDRRYYEKVQWKHFSHVCTAPVESDDELSIVTGAQLQVGDYGFKKVLFLRLRFSTVLGAAAIKNPEWDGSPGLARKSGLISTLISHHFTAALKPPPQPAEVNINSAIYPGGPPSPVQAPKLLKFVDTTEMTRGPQETPGYWVVSGARLVVDKGKISIRVKYSLLTVILPDEDDVAEEPF, encoded by the exons atggCACTTAAGCTTCCAGCAGCTGAAGCTGCAAAAGTGGCTATTCAATCAATTGGATGTGGTTATGATATATCACTAGATCTAAGGCTTAAGTATCGAAAAGGCGGTGATGAATTTTCAGATAATTTAAGTAAAAATAATgatactaataataattttaggTTGATTGAAATTGATGAAGATGAAGGAGGTAGAGACATTGTACTTCCTGGTGGTCTTTTAATCCCAAATGTTTCCAAATCGATTAAATGCGATAAAGGCGAACGTACTCGATTTCGTTCTGATGTTCTTTCTTTTCagcag ATGTCGGAGCAATTTAACCAAGAAATATCATTAACTGGGAAAATTCCTTCAGGCCTTTTCAACGCCATGTTTGAATTTTCCGGAAGTTGGCAGAAAGATGCATCAAGTACAAAAGCCCTTGCTTTTGATGGTGTTTTCATCTCATTGTATACTGTCGCATTAGAAAAGTCTCAGCTGGTACTATGTGATCATGTCAAGAAAGCTGTTCCATCCTCTTGGGAGCCTGCTTTGTTAGCAAG GTTTATTGAAAAATTTGGCACTCATATAATTGTGGGTGTAAAGATGGGTGGAAAAGACGTTATATATATGAAGCAGCAGCATGCGTCATCCCTCCAACCTGCTGATGTACAGAATAAGTTGAAGGCAATGgcagataaaagatttttggaCTCTGATGGACAATTTGTCATTGATTCCGAACACATTTCTCAAAATGACAAG TATGATGTCAGAGAGCACCGTCTAAGGTTTGCAGATACTGACCCCTCAAGTTCTTATTCTTATAAGGag GATCTTGTAAGCATATATAAAAGAAGAGGTGGGAGTGATGATAGGAACCTAAAACATAACGAGTGGCTGCATAGTGTACAGTTAGAGCCTGATGTCATCACAATGTCCTTCATTCCAATTACCTCATTGCTAAATGGTGTTTCGGGAAGTGGCTATTTGAGTCATGCCATTAATTTGTATTTGCGAT ATAAACCACCAGTGGAAGAGCTCCACCAGTTTTTGGAGTTTCAGCTTCCGAGACAGTGGGCTCCTGTATTCAGTGATCTTCCCCTTGGTCCACAACGTAAGCAGCAAAGTATGGCTTCTTTGCAGTTCAGTTTTTTCGGTCCCAAGCTCTATGTGAACATCAGCCCG GTCGATGTGGGTAAAAGACCAGTAACGGGCCTCCGGCTTTACCTTGAAGGTAAAAGAAGCAACCGCTTAGCAATCCACCTTCAACACCTCTCCTCTCTCCCGAAAGTCTTCCAACTTGAAGATGATGTAAATCAAAACTTCAACGAGGAATCATACGACCGTAGATACTACGAGAAAGTTCAGTGGAAACACTTCTCCCATGTCTGCACTGCTCCAGTGGAATCCGACGACGAATTATCAATCGTAACCGGAGCTCAGTTACAAGTAGGGGATTACGGCTTCAAAAAAGTTCTCTTCTTACGGCTTCGGTTCTCGACCGTACTCGGTGCAGCAGCAATCAAGAATCCTGAGTGGGATGGATCTCCAGGATTAGCCCGGAAATCGGGACTGATATCTACTTTAATCAGCCACCATTTCACAGCAGCTCTAAAGCCCCCACCTCAGCCAGCTGAGGTCAACATAAACTCAGCCATATACCCAGGGGGTCCACCGTCTCCCGTTCAAGCACCAAAGCTACTAAAGTTTGTCGACACAACAGAAATGACACGCGGTCCACAAGAGACGCCCGGGTATTGGGTAGTCTCAGGGGCTCGACTTGTGGTGGACAAGGGAAAAATCTCGATCAGAGTGAAGTATTCTTTGCTAACTGTAATTTTACCAGATGAAGACGACGTGGCTGAGGAACCCTTTTAG
- the LOC122600741 gene encoding exocyst complex component EXO70A1-like isoform X1 encodes MSSSFSNSMLTHFIKVSDHLCIPFQDIQQATKNFSTLIGKGGYGLVYKGELLISGKLTLVAIKRLDTNISGQGLKEFLTEIHLLSCYKHPNLVSLVGFCEEDDEKIIIYDYAERGSLEKYLTKGKSTVQLTWLQRINICIDAARGLDYLHNHVAQDQRIIHRDIKSANILLSHDWKAMIADFGLSTIGRANEKFSFIITNASGTHGYCDPAYMRTGVLTKESDVYSFGVVLFEVLCGRLGFINVNSEQRFLAPLAKRYYEMGRLSEIIDPYLKFEVDSESLNRFSVIAYQCLLKDRERRPSIGLVLKKLEVEAKILRGPQENLQGYKNKSFKSSDGVPSQTNNLPSNAIAELEHEFKQLLSVCSIPVEPDRIYECLPSSLSRKSGSSFGSSESDTSKNDPSDSHTAVYKPLVLIPARLITVLHDLAQDMVNGGHTQQYLIIYRDIRSQLLQKCLHQLGVEKPSEDLIRNMEPEAVAHKMGTWIDSMRIAVKLLFAAERNLCDQMFEGIESLKDQCFAEVTQGSVDMLLNFGYVVVESKRSPKNFFVLLNMYKIVLELHSEIETLFSAKACKVIIEAVLCFTMQLAQTVKGTLRAFEEAVEKDATRITSGDMNVHRLTTYVINYFECLFNYRFLKQLFQEFDGGVAFNTQLASVTMRIMQGLQTNLERKSKEFTYLAYSKLFVMNNIHYVVQFVSRSEAKNLLGDDWVQQLRRIVQQYANQYKRIAWAKILQCLSIQGAGSLGGDEGNNSGASHALVKERLRIFNSQFGKLHHRQSQWIVPDSELRVSLRLAIAEYLLPAYKAFIQQFGSLVKNRHKYIRYSSEDLDRMVGEFFKVSLKKRVHVMKKGNICSFLSTFFVCLSLEGILRVSACKNG; translated from the exons AtgtcttcttctttttccaattcCATGCTAACCCATTTTATTAAAGTGTCAGATCACCTTTGTATACCTTTTCAAGATATTCAACAGGCCACCAAAAATTTCTCTACACTCATTGGGAAGGGTGGATATGGCTTAGTTTACAAAGGGGAGCTTTTAATTTCTGGTAAACTTACTTTGGTTGCTATAAAACGACTAGATACTAACATTTCAGGTCAAGGGTTGAAGGAGTTTTTAACTGAGATTCATTTGCTATCTTGTTATAAACATCCAAACTTAGTCTCCCTGGTTGGTTTTTGTGAAGAGGACGACGAAAAGATAATAATTTATGACTATGCAGAACGTGGAAGCCTCGAAAAATACTTAACTAAGGGTAAATCAACTGTTCAATTAACTTGGTTGCAAAGGATAAATATATGCATTGATGCAGCCCGGGGTTTGGATTATTTACATAATCATGTTGCACAAGACCAGAGAATTATCCATAGGGATATAAAGAGTGCGAATATTCTTTTAAGTCATGATTGGAAAGCTATGATTGCGGATTTTGGACTTTCCACGATAGGTCGTGCAAacgaaaaatttagttttatcaTTACCAATGCTTCTGGGACGCATGGTTATTGTGATCCAGCATATATGCGTACCGGGGTACTTACTAAAGAGTCAGATGTTTATTCATTTGGAGTGGTTTTGTTTGAAGTCTTATGTGGGAGGTTGGGTTTTATAAATGTGAATAGTGAACAACGATTTCTAGCCCCGCTAGCCAAACGCTATTACGAAATGGGAAGGTTAAGTGAGATTATTGATCCATATTTGAAGTTTGAGGTGGACTCGGAATCTTTGAATAGGTTTTCAGTGATTGCATATCAGTGCTTGCTTAAAGATCGGGAACGACGTCCCTCAATTGGTTTGGTGCTCAAAAAACTTGAG GTTGAGGCTAAAATACTTAGAGGTCCACAAGAGAATCTTCAAGgctataaaaataaaagctttAAGAGTAGCGATGGGGTGCCCAGCCAGACAAATAACTTGCCTTCAAATGCTATCGCTGAACTTGAACATGAATTTAAACAACTATTATCAGTGTGCAG CATACCTGTGGAACCTGATAGAATATATGAGTGCCTCCCTAGTTCACTAAGTCGAAAATCAGGATCAAGCTTTGGATCATCTGAAAGTGATACGAGTAAAAACGATCCGTCTGATAGTCATACAGCTGTTTATAAGCCTCTAGTCCTCATACCAGCTCGGTTAATAACCGTGCTTCATGATTTAGCTCAAGATATGGTGAATGGTGGTCATACTCAGCAGTATCTGATTATTTACAG GGATATCCGTTCTCAACTACTGCAAAAATGCCTTCACCAATTGGGAGTGGAGAAGCCTAGTGAAGATCTTATCCGAAATATGGAACCTGAGGCCGTGGCACACAAAATGGGCACATGGATTGATTCTATGCGCATTGCA GTAAAGTTGTTGTTTGCTGCTGAAAGAAATCTTTGTGATCAAATGTTTGAAGGTATTGAGTCCCTCAAGGATCAGTGTTTTGCCGAGGTTACACAAGGCAGCGTTGACATGCTACTTAATTTTGGATATGTAGTTGTCGAAAGCAAAAGGTCACCTAAGAATTTTTTTGTGCTTCTTAACATGTATAAGATCGTGCTTGAGCTTCATTCCGAG ATTGAAACGCTTTTTAGTGCTAAAGCTTGCAAAGTAATTATAGAAGCTGTGCTATGCTTTACAATGCAACTTGCCCAAACAGTAAAAGGCACATTGAGAGCATTTGAGGAAGCCGTTGAAAAAGATGCTACAAGAATAACTAGTGGAGACATGAATGTCCATCGTCTCACGACCTATGTCATCAACTATTTTGAATGCTTATTCAA CTATCGGTTTCTGAAGCAACTATTCCAAGAGTTTGATGGGGGAGTCGCCTTCAACACTCAGCTGGCATCTGTAACGATGCGAATTATGCAGGGGTTACAGACCAATTTGGAAAGGAAGTCAAAGGAGTTCACGTATCTAGCATATTCTAAGTTATTCGTGATGAACAATATTCACTATGTGGTCCAATTCGTGAGCAG GTCTGAAGCAAAGAATTTATTAGGGGATGATTGGGTGCAACAGCTCAGAAGGATTGTGCAACAATATGCTAATCAATACAAAAGGATCGCGTGGGCGAAG ATCTTACAATGTCTCTCGATCCAAGGGGCGGGCTCGTTAGGTGGTGACGAAGGAAACAATAGTGGGGCTTCACATGCTCTCGTAAAGGAGAG GTTAAGGATTTTCAATAGTCAATTCGGGAAGCTTCATCATAGACAATCTCAGTGGATTGTTCCAGACTCAGAGCTTCGAGTATCATTGAGACTGGCAATTGCTGAATATTTGTTGCCAGCATACAAAGCTTTCATACAACAGTTTGG GTCACTTGTGAAAAATCGTCACAAGTACATAAGGTATTCATCAGAGGATCTTGATCGGATGGTTGGGGAATTTTTCAAGGTAAGCCTTAAAAAACGTGTTCACGTGATGAAAAAAGGGAATATATGTAGTTTTCTATCTACCTTCTTTGTGTGTCTGTCACTGGAGGGTATATTACGAGTATCCGCTTGTAAAAATGGTTGA
- the LOC122600741 gene encoding exocyst complex component EXO70A1-like isoform X2, with translation MSSSFSNSMLTHFIKVSDHLCIPFQDIQQATKNFSTLIGKGGYGLVYKGELLISGKLTLVAIKRLDTNISGQGLKEFLTEIHLLSCYKHPNLVSLVGFCEEDDEKIIIYDYAERGSLEKYLTKGKSTVQLTWLQRINICIDAARGLDYLHNHVAQDQRIIHRDIKSANILLSHDWKAMIADFGLSTIGRANEKFSFIITNASGTHGYCDPAYMRTGVLTKESDVYSFGVVLFEVLCGRLGFINVNSEQRFLAPLAKRYYEMGRLSEIIDPYLKFEVDSESLNRFSVIAYQCLLKDRERRPSIGLVLKKLEVEAKILRGPQENLQGYKNKSFKSSDGVPSQTNNLPSNAIAELEHEFKQLLSVCSIPVEPDRIYECLPSSLSRKSGSSFGSSESDTSKNDPSDSHTAVYKPLVLIPARLITVLHDLAQDMVNGGHTQQYLIIYRDIRSQLLQKCLHQLGVEKPSEDLIRNMEPEAVAHKMGTWIDSMRIAVKLLFAAERNLCDQMFEGIESLKDQCFAEVTQGSVDMLLNFGYVVVESKRSPKNFFVLLNMYKIVLELHSEIETLFSAKACKVIIEAVLCFTMQLAQTVKGTLRAFEEAVEKDATRITSGDMNVHRLTTYVINYFECLFNYRFLKQLFQEFDGGVAFNTQLASVTMRIMQGLQTNLERKSKEFTYLAYSKLFVMNNIHYVVQFVSRSEAKNLLGDDWVQQLRRIVQQYANQYKRIAWAKILQCLSIQGAGSLGGDEGNNSGASHALVKERLRIFNSQFGKLHHRQSQWIVPDSELRVSLRLAIAEYLLPAYKAFIQQFGSLVKNRHKYIRYSSEDLDRMVGEFFKEDR, from the exons AtgtcttcttctttttccaattcCATGCTAACCCATTTTATTAAAGTGTCAGATCACCTTTGTATACCTTTTCAAGATATTCAACAGGCCACCAAAAATTTCTCTACACTCATTGGGAAGGGTGGATATGGCTTAGTTTACAAAGGGGAGCTTTTAATTTCTGGTAAACTTACTTTGGTTGCTATAAAACGACTAGATACTAACATTTCAGGTCAAGGGTTGAAGGAGTTTTTAACTGAGATTCATTTGCTATCTTGTTATAAACATCCAAACTTAGTCTCCCTGGTTGGTTTTTGTGAAGAGGACGACGAAAAGATAATAATTTATGACTATGCAGAACGTGGAAGCCTCGAAAAATACTTAACTAAGGGTAAATCAACTGTTCAATTAACTTGGTTGCAAAGGATAAATATATGCATTGATGCAGCCCGGGGTTTGGATTATTTACATAATCATGTTGCACAAGACCAGAGAATTATCCATAGGGATATAAAGAGTGCGAATATTCTTTTAAGTCATGATTGGAAAGCTATGATTGCGGATTTTGGACTTTCCACGATAGGTCGTGCAAacgaaaaatttagttttatcaTTACCAATGCTTCTGGGACGCATGGTTATTGTGATCCAGCATATATGCGTACCGGGGTACTTACTAAAGAGTCAGATGTTTATTCATTTGGAGTGGTTTTGTTTGAAGTCTTATGTGGGAGGTTGGGTTTTATAAATGTGAATAGTGAACAACGATTTCTAGCCCCGCTAGCCAAACGCTATTACGAAATGGGAAGGTTAAGTGAGATTATTGATCCATATTTGAAGTTTGAGGTGGACTCGGAATCTTTGAATAGGTTTTCAGTGATTGCATATCAGTGCTTGCTTAAAGATCGGGAACGACGTCCCTCAATTGGTTTGGTGCTCAAAAAACTTGAG GTTGAGGCTAAAATACTTAGAGGTCCACAAGAGAATCTTCAAGgctataaaaataaaagctttAAGAGTAGCGATGGGGTGCCCAGCCAGACAAATAACTTGCCTTCAAATGCTATCGCTGAACTTGAACATGAATTTAAACAACTATTATCAGTGTGCAG CATACCTGTGGAACCTGATAGAATATATGAGTGCCTCCCTAGTTCACTAAGTCGAAAATCAGGATCAAGCTTTGGATCATCTGAAAGTGATACGAGTAAAAACGATCCGTCTGATAGTCATACAGCTGTTTATAAGCCTCTAGTCCTCATACCAGCTCGGTTAATAACCGTGCTTCATGATTTAGCTCAAGATATGGTGAATGGTGGTCATACTCAGCAGTATCTGATTATTTACAG GGATATCCGTTCTCAACTACTGCAAAAATGCCTTCACCAATTGGGAGTGGAGAAGCCTAGTGAAGATCTTATCCGAAATATGGAACCTGAGGCCGTGGCACACAAAATGGGCACATGGATTGATTCTATGCGCATTGCA GTAAAGTTGTTGTTTGCTGCTGAAAGAAATCTTTGTGATCAAATGTTTGAAGGTATTGAGTCCCTCAAGGATCAGTGTTTTGCCGAGGTTACACAAGGCAGCGTTGACATGCTACTTAATTTTGGATATGTAGTTGTCGAAAGCAAAAGGTCACCTAAGAATTTTTTTGTGCTTCTTAACATGTATAAGATCGTGCTTGAGCTTCATTCCGAG ATTGAAACGCTTTTTAGTGCTAAAGCTTGCAAAGTAATTATAGAAGCTGTGCTATGCTTTACAATGCAACTTGCCCAAACAGTAAAAGGCACATTGAGAGCATTTGAGGAAGCCGTTGAAAAAGATGCTACAAGAATAACTAGTGGAGACATGAATGTCCATCGTCTCACGACCTATGTCATCAACTATTTTGAATGCTTATTCAA CTATCGGTTTCTGAAGCAACTATTCCAAGAGTTTGATGGGGGAGTCGCCTTCAACACTCAGCTGGCATCTGTAACGATGCGAATTATGCAGGGGTTACAGACCAATTTGGAAAGGAAGTCAAAGGAGTTCACGTATCTAGCATATTCTAAGTTATTCGTGATGAACAATATTCACTATGTGGTCCAATTCGTGAGCAG GTCTGAAGCAAAGAATTTATTAGGGGATGATTGGGTGCAACAGCTCAGAAGGATTGTGCAACAATATGCTAATCAATACAAAAGGATCGCGTGGGCGAAG ATCTTACAATGTCTCTCGATCCAAGGGGCGGGCTCGTTAGGTGGTGACGAAGGAAACAATAGTGGGGCTTCACATGCTCTCGTAAAGGAGAG GTTAAGGATTTTCAATAGTCAATTCGGGAAGCTTCATCATAGACAATCTCAGTGGATTGTTCCAGACTCAGAGCTTCGAGTATCATTGAGACTGGCAATTGCTGAATATTTGTTGCCAGCATACAAAGCTTTCATACAACAGTTTGG GTCACTTGTGAAAAATCGTCACAAGTACATAAGGTATTCATCAGAGGATCTTGATCGGATGGTTGGGGAATTTTTCAAG GAGGATAGATGA